Part of the Roseobacter litoralis Och 149 genome, GCGTCGCCAGAAACCTGTTGGCACGCACGGATCGTGCCATGCGCACGCCGGTTAAATGGCTTCACCCGCATCAAGCCGGTCCAATAACGCATTCGCTTCGGCGATCACGGTCTCGCGCTTTTCCGCGTCCATCCGATCCCAGGTGCGATACATGTTCCCCATACGCGCATTGCCCGAAAACCGAGGGCGGTGACGATCCAGAAAATGCCAGTACAGCAAGTTGAACGGACAGGCCGTGTCGCCCGTCTTTTGTGCCACCTTATAGCTGCAGGACTTGCAATAGTCGGACATGCGATTGATATAAGCGCCGCTGCTCACGTAGGGTTTGGACGCGATGATACCGCCATCAGCAAACTGGCTCATGCCGACCGTGTTCGGGGCCTCGACCCACTCAAAGGCATCTGCGTAAACCGCGAGATACCACTCATGCATCTGTTGCGGATCAATCCCGGCCAGCAGCCCAAAATTCCCGGTGATCATCAAGCGCTGGATATGATGGGCATAGGCCTCTTCGCGGGTTTGGCCCACGGCTTTTGCCATGCAATTCATACCCGTCTTGCCGCCCCAATACACGTCAGGTAAATCGCGCGTCTGGCCCAGCACGTTGCGGCTGGTATAGTCGGGCCCTTCCAGAAAATAGATGCCGCGCACGTATTCGCGCCACCCGATAATCTGCCGGATGAACCCTTCCACCGCGTTGATCGGGGCATCGCCCTGCTCAAAGGCGCGCGCGGCGGCTGTACAAACCTCAAGCGGTGTCAACAACCCGATGTTCAGCGAGGTTGAGATCAGACCGTGATACAAGAACCGATTGTCATTCAGCATCGCATCCTGAAAATCTCCGAATTTTGGCAAGCCTTTCGATATGAAATGATCCAGCTGTTGCAGCGCTTCGGCGCGGGATGTTGCAAACCAGAACGGGCGCAGCGCGCCAAAATGGTTTGAAAACCGCACCTCCACCAGATCCAGAACCTCTTGCACGGTTTCATCCGGCTCAAACCGCAAAGGCCCTTCAAAGGTGATCTCATCGGGTGCCGGTTTGCGGTTGTCATGATCGAAATTCCACTTGCCGCCGCTGGGTTGAGCCCCCTCCATCAGCAGGCCCGTCTTGCGCCGCATCTCGCGATAGAAATACTCCATCCGCAACTGCTTGCGCCCGTCGGCCCAATCCTCAAACTCCTGATGGGACGCAAGAAATCGGCCATCTGGCAGCATCTCAACCCGCAAAGGTGCCTCTTTGAGGTGCCCGATAAGGCGCCACTCTCCCGGCTCTGTTGCCAGTACGGTTTGCGCCCCGGTTTGCTCTGCCCGGCGCAACAGCTCACCAACGATGGACCCCGCGTTTTCGCTGTCATCCAGCTGCGCATAGGCAACGTTCCAACCTTCATCACGCAAGTGTTGCGCGAATTTCCGCATGGCCGCAAAGATCAGCGCGATCTTTTTCGGATGGTGCTGCACATAGGAGGTTTCATCTGCAACCTCGGACATCACGACCATATCGGTCGATTTATCGGCCGCCTGCAACGCGCTGAGGCTTTCAGACAGCTGGTCCCCCAGCACCAGAACGAGATGGCTCACCACGGAACCTCTTTGCCCGCCCAGTCGAAAAACCGACCCGTCTGTGCCGGGGACAAGCCGTCCACGACGCGCAACAAGTTGTCTGCCGCCTCGGCGGCAGAGACCGACGGATGCCGACCCAGATATCTTTCCGTAAATGCCGTCTGGACCGTGCCGGGATGCAGGGACACACAAACGGACTGCGGATGCGTGCGCGCCAATTCGATGGACGCCGTGCGCACCACCTGATTGACCGCCGCCTTCGCGCTGCGATAGCTGATCCATCCGCCCACTTTGTTATCCCCGATGGAGCCGACCCGCGCGGATAGTACGGCGCAAACCGCCGGACGGTCGCGCGGCAGTAGTCGCGCAGCATGGCTCAACACCAGTGCCGGCCCGACCGCATTCAAGGCAAACTGATCCAGCATCGCCTTGGCATTCAGGTTTTTCACCGATTTTTCCGGGGCTGCGCCGTCGATTTCCAATGCTCCCGTCGCCACCACGATCAGATCATAGGGTGCACTGACGGAACCCAGATGCTGCGCCACCGAAGTGGAATTTGTGATGTCAAAGCCATCGCGACTGCGCGAAAGACCGGTGACGGCGTCTCCGCGATTGGTAGCAGCAGCCGTAAGTGCCGCCCCAATCCCGCCGGACGCACCGAGTATTAAAGTATTTCTCATCCCAAACGACCTAGAAGGCTCAAGCGATGCTTCAACCCCGTTCACCGCACCTGCGACAAAGCCTCTTTCCATTTCGTGAAGCTGCTGTATAAATTCGATCCATGGTACAGTCAGAACATATCACTTTGACCGCATGCATTCTGCGTGCCCCGGCTGCCCTACTGCTGCTAATCCGCCTCTGAGCGTGCCCTCCGGCGCGCCCGCTCAGAGGGATGTGTTGCGCGCCACGGATTAAAGCACAGAACGAAAGATACACCATGACAGATACGACAAAACAGGATCACGTATTGATCTTTGACACGACATTGCGCGACGGCGAACAAAGCCCGGGTGCGACCATGACCCATTCGGAAAAGCTTGAAATCGCCGGGCTGCTTGATGAAATGGGCGTCGACATCATCGAAGCGGGCTTTCCCATTGCATCAGAGGGCGATTTTGCTGCCGTGTCTGAAATTGCGCGCAACGCCAAAACATCGGTGATTTGTGGTCTCGCGCGCGCCCAGATCGGGGATATCGACAGATGTTGGGAGGCCGTGAAACACGCCAAACGCCCCCGCATTCACACCTTCATCGGGACATCCCCCCTCCACCGCGCCATTCCGAACCTCGATATGGACCAGATGGCCGAACGGATCGAACAGACTGTGACCCATGCGCGCAACCTGTGTGACAATGTGCAGTGGTCGCCCATGGATGCCACCCGCACCGAAGAGGATTACCTCTGCCGGGTGGTGGAAATCGCCATCAAATGCGGGGCCACCACAATCAATATTCCCGACACCGTCGGTTATACGGCCCCGCGCGAGTCGGCGGCCCTGATTTCGATGTTGCTTGAACGCGTGCCGGGGGCTGATACGATCACATTTGCAACCCACTGCCACAATGATCTGGGCATGGCCACGGCCAACAGCCTTGCCGCCGTCGAAGCGGGCGCGCGCCAGATCGAATGCACGATAAACGGCCTCGGCGAACGGGCGGGGAATACAGCGCTTGAAGAGGTCGTGATGGCCCTGAAAGTGCGCAATGACATCATGCCGTTTCATACGGGCATTGACGCCACCAAGATCATGAATATCTCGCGCCGTGTTGCTGCTGTGTCCGGGTTTCCGGTGCAGTTCAACAAGGCGATCGTCGGCAAGAACGCTTTTGCGCATGAATCCGGCATCCATCAGGACGGCATGCTCAAGAACGCGGAAACCTTTGAGATCATGCGCCCCGAGGATGTTGGCCTGACCGAAACCAATATCGTGATGGGCAAACATTCAGGGCGGGCAGCGTTGCGATCCAAACTGGAGAACCTCGGTTTTGAATTGGGCGACAACCAGCTCAAGGACGTCTTTGTGCGCTTCAAGGAACTGGCCGACCGCAAAAAAGAGATTTATGACGACGATCTGATCGCTTTGATGCGTACGGCGACAGACCCGGAAAACGACCGAATTCAATTGGTGTCGCTGCGCGTTGTATGCGGTACTGATGGCCCGCAGCAGGCCGACCTTGTCTTGAATATAGATGGCGTTGAAGAAT contains:
- a CDS encoding cryptochrome/photolyase family protein, yielding MSHLVLVLGDQLSESLSALQAADKSTDMVVMSEVADETSYVQHHPKKIALIFAAMRKFAQHLRDEGWNVAYAQLDDSENAGSIVGELLRRAEQTGAQTVLATEPGEWRLIGHLKEAPLRVEMLPDGRFLASHQEFEDWADGRKQLRMEYFYREMRRKTGLLMEGAQPSGGKWNFDHDNRKPAPDEITFEGPLRFEPDETVQEVLDLVEVRFSNHFGALRPFWFATSRAEALQQLDHFISKGLPKFGDFQDAMLNDNRFLYHGLISTSLNIGLLTPLEVCTAAARAFEQGDAPINAVEGFIRQIIGWREYVRGIYFLEGPDYTSRNVLGQTRDLPDVYWGGKTGMNCMAKAVGQTREEAYAHHIQRLMITGNFGLLAGIDPQQMHEWYLAVYADAFEWVEAPNTVGMSQFADGGIIASKPYVSSGAYINRMSDYCKSCSYKVAQKTGDTACPFNLLYWHFLDRHRPRFSGNARMGNMYRTWDRMDAEKRETVIAEANALLDRLDAGEAI
- a CDS encoding SDR family NAD(P)-dependent oxidoreductase, whose amino-acid sequence is MRNTLILGASGGIGAALTAAATNRGDAVTGLSRSRDGFDITNSTSVAQHLGSVSAPYDLIVVATGALEIDGAAPEKSVKNLNAKAMLDQFALNAVGPALVLSHAARLLPRDRPAVCAVLSARVGSIGDNKVGGWISYRSAKAAVNQVVRTASIELARTHPQSVCVSLHPGTVQTAFTERYLGRHPSVSAAEAADNLLRVVDGLSPAQTGRFFDWAGKEVPW
- a CDS encoding 2-isopropylmalate synthase, producing MTDTTKQDHVLIFDTTLRDGEQSPGATMTHSEKLEIAGLLDEMGVDIIEAGFPIASEGDFAAVSEIARNAKTSVICGLARAQIGDIDRCWEAVKHAKRPRIHTFIGTSPLHRAIPNLDMDQMAERIEQTVTHARNLCDNVQWSPMDATRTEEDYLCRVVEIAIKCGATTINIPDTVGYTAPRESAALISMLLERVPGADTITFATHCHNDLGMATANSLAAVEAGARQIECTINGLGERAGNTALEEVVMALKVRNDIMPFHTGIDATKIMNISRRVAAVSGFPVQFNKAIVGKNAFAHESGIHQDGMLKNAETFEIMRPEDVGLTETNIVMGKHSGRAALRSKLENLGFELGDNQLKDVFVRFKELADRKKEIYDDDLIALMRTATDPENDRIQLVSLRVVCGTDGPQQADLVLNIDGVEESTTQTGDGPVDASFNAIKALVAHSARLQLYQVHAVTEGTDAQATVSVRMEEDGRIVTGQSADTDTVVASARAYIHALNRLLVRREKAGKDTREISYKDVG